The following proteins are co-located in the Pyricularia oryzae 70-15 chromosome 1, whole genome shotgun sequence genome:
- a CDS encoding MFS transporter, which produces MQDQQEKEAPSKRQQLAGNDAENIAVQTDSAELVQVTENGLKLFPQPVAGDALDPLNWSSAQKHMILAIIMALYFMFTYITTVTVPSFPALQEQYSATLEQVNWTVAIPALGLSLGPLIFATPADSIGRRPIIVLGTAVALAATVGAALAPTLPSYMAARFFQGLGVSPAANVGLAVIGDLFHEHERGSKVGLWVLAIDSGLLTGPLVGGFVGLAGHAWIQWSCAILFAAVLLAELAFLPETLYPRDLMAASSALGGSDSAQEKNSATSAAPQLVRRTKELPFLNVAPIPGIQHPNPLDTIVRFFKTFKYTVVPISIVTYCFAWYWWVLSVVTLVPVAYPDYAPNIQGLLFIGLILGTLVSEVLFSGRLSDRLVIHFTKRGAVKTPEMRLWLIYPAVILTAVGLVVWGASIDQQYHWMVGQVAFALFGAGIQMGNTAVCAYAVDAYPLQSMAVMTFYAVMLNMSAFVDPFFIVPWIEAAGFTWAMAGHALITVGVCLPVFALLHRFGARLRGAAGEPDWMNPEFGGARG; this is translated from the exons ATGCAggaccaacaagaaaaagaggctCCCTCAAAGAGACAGCAGCTTGCTGGTAATGATGCAGAAAACATTGCGGTGCAGACTGATTCAGCCGAGCTGGTGCAAGTGACAGAAAATGGCCTCAAGCTGTTTCCGCAGCCGGTGGCCGGTGATGCGTTGGATCCCTTGAACTGGTCCAGTGCGCAAAAGCACATGATTCTCGCCATCATCATGGCTCT CTACTTCATGTTCACCTACATCACGACGGTGACGGTGCCTTCCTTCCCCGCGCTGCAGGAACAGTACTCGGCCACCCTGGAGCAGGTCAACTGGACGGTGGCCATCCCGGCGCTGGGGCTGTCCCTCGGCCCGCTCATCTTTGCCACGCCGGCCGACAGCATCGGGCGGCGGCCCATCATCGTCCTCGGCACCGCGGTGGCGCTGGCCGCGACCGTCGGCGCCGCCCTCGCCCCGACGCTGCCCAGCTACATGGCGGCGCGCTTCTTCCAGGGCCTGGGCGTCAGCCCCGCCGCCAACGTCGGCCTGGCCGTCATCGGCGACCTCTTCCACGAGCACGAGCGCGGGTCCAAGGTCGGCCTGTGGGTGCTCGCCATCGACTCGGGCCTGCTGACCGGCCCCTTGGTCGGCGGCTTCGTCGGCCTGGCCGGCCACGCCTGGATCCAGTGGTCGTGCGCCATCCTCTTCGCCGCCGTCCTGCTCGCCGAGCTGGCCTTTTTGCCCGAGACCCTGTACCCGCGCGACCTGATGGCGGCGTCGTCCGCGCTGGGCGGCTCCGACTCTGCGCAGGAGAAGAACAGTGCCACCTCGGCGGCGCCGCAGCTCGTCCGCCGGACCAAGGAGCTCCCCTTTCTCAACGTCGCGCCGATCCCCGGCATCCAGCACCCGAACCCGCTCGACACCATTGTGCGCTTTTTCAAGACCTTCAAGTACACCGTGGTCCCCATCTCCATAGTCACGTACTGCTTCGCTTGGTACTGGTGGGTTTTGTCGGTGGTGACGCTGGTGCCGGTTGCCTATCCCGACTATGCGCCAAACATCCAGGG TCTCTTGTTTATTGGCCTCATCCTTGGAACCCTCGTGTCAGAGGTGCTCTTCTCAGGCAGGCTTAGCGATCGACTGGTCATCCACTTCACCAAGCGCGGCGCAGTCAAGACGCCCGAGATGCGCCTCTGGCTCATCTACCCCGCCGTGATCCTCACCGCCGTCGGCCTGGTGGTGTGGGGAGCCAGCATCGACCAGCAGTACCACTGGATGGTGGGACAAGTGGCGTTTGCATTGT TCGGAGCCGGGATCCAAATGGGCAACACCGCAGTCTGCGCCTACGCCGTCGACGCCTACCCGCTGCAGAGCATGGCCGTCATGACCTTTTACGCCGTCATGCTCAACATGTCGGCCTTTGTGGATCCCTTCTTCATCGTGCCGTGGatcgaggccgccggcttcaCCTGGGCCATGGCCGGCCACGCCCTCATCACCGTCGGCGTCTGCCTGCCCGTCTTTGCGCTGCTGCACCGCTTTGGTGCACGCCTGCGGGGGGCCGCGGGCGAGCCCGACTGGATGAATCCCGAATTCGGGGGTGCGAGGGGTTAG